In Papaver somniferum cultivar HN1 chromosome 1, ASM357369v1, whole genome shotgun sequence, a genomic segment contains:
- the LOC113319302 gene encoding serine/threonine-protein kinase BSK3-like isoform X1, with product MHPLVLILGNAWSTYGRLVLIQINGGPDGLKPLLLAAEREERQIIKLLVKAGADPNVMNIMIIHKKKEIFPDSKSRGTSAFRRKEYRLAVYWYTQALEVRPSDAPALSNRSLCYVYLNKRDDALKDAERCVLAKAGWPKAPYRKGVALKLLNGGFFNQGEVCHC from the exons ATGCATCCATTGGTTCTCATTCTTGGGAATGCGTGGAGCACTTACGGAAG GCTGGTGCTGATCCAAATTAATGGTGGACCAGATGGATTAAAACCTTTGCTACTTGCAGCTGAACGGGAAGAAAGACAAATCATCAAGCTGCTGGTTAAAGCTGGTGCAGATCCAAATGTTATGAATATT ATGATTATTCATAAAAAGAAGGAGATTTTTCCTGACTCAAAATCAAGGGGCACAAGTGCATTCCGGAGGAAGGAGTACCGGCTAGCAGTATATTGGTACACACAG GCTCTTGAAGTTCGTCCTAGTGATGCACCTGCACTATCCAACAGGAGTTTATGCTATGTTTATTTGAATAAAAGAGATGATGCCTTGAAAGATGCTGAACGATGTGTGCTGGCAAAGGCAGGCTGGCCAAAGGCTCCTTATAGAAAAGGAGTAGCACTCAAACTACTAAAT GGAGGTTTCTTTAACCAGGGTGAAGTCTGCCATTGCTAA
- the LOC113319302 gene encoding heat shock protein sti1 homolog isoform X3, whose product MRGALTEAEREERQIIKLLVKAGADPNVMNIMIIHKKKEIFPDSKSRGTSAFRRKEYRLAVYWYTQALEVRPSDAPALSNRSLCYVYLNKRDDALKDAERCVLAKAGWPKAPYRKGVALKLLNGGFFNQGEVCHC is encoded by the exons ATGCGTGGAGCACTTACGGAAG CTGAACGGGAAGAAAGACAAATCATCAAGCTGCTGGTTAAAGCTGGTGCAGATCCAAATGTTATGAATATT ATGATTATTCATAAAAAGAAGGAGATTTTTCCTGACTCAAAATCAAGGGGCACAAGTGCATTCCGGAGGAAGGAGTACCGGCTAGCAGTATATTGGTACACACAG GCTCTTGAAGTTCGTCCTAGTGATGCACCTGCACTATCCAACAGGAGTTTATGCTATGTTTATTTGAATAAAAGAGATGATGCCTTGAAAGATGCTGAACGATGTGTGCTGGCAAAGGCAGGCTGGCCAAAGGCTCCTTATAGAAAAGGAGTAGCACTCAAACTACTAAAT GGAGGTTTCTTTAACCAGGGTGAAGTCTGCCATTGCTAA
- the LOC113319302 gene encoding heat shock protein sti1 homolog isoform X2: protein MRGALTEDGLKPLLLAAEREERQIIKLLVKAGADPNVMNIMIIHKKKEIFPDSKSRGTSAFRRKEYRLAVYWYTQALEVRPSDAPALSNRSLCYVYLNKRDDALKDAERCVLAKAGWPKAPYRKGVALKLLNGGFFNQGEVCHC, encoded by the exons ATGCGTGGAGCACTTACGGAAG ATGGATTAAAACCTTTGCTACTTGCAGCTGAACGGGAAGAAAGACAAATCATCAAGCTGCTGGTTAAAGCTGGTGCAGATCCAAATGTTATGAATATT ATGATTATTCATAAAAAGAAGGAGATTTTTCCTGACTCAAAATCAAGGGGCACAAGTGCATTCCGGAGGAAGGAGTACCGGCTAGCAGTATATTGGTACACACAG GCTCTTGAAGTTCGTCCTAGTGATGCACCTGCACTATCCAACAGGAGTTTATGCTATGTTTATTTGAATAAAAGAGATGATGCCTTGAAAGATGCTGAACGATGTGTGCTGGCAAAGGCAGGCTGGCCAAAGGCTCCTTATAGAAAAGGAGTAGCACTCAAACTACTAAAT GGAGGTTTCTTTAACCAGGGTGAAGTCTGCCATTGCTAA